One Nicotiana sylvestris chromosome 12, ASM39365v2, whole genome shotgun sequence genomic window carries:
- the LOC138882972 gene encoding uncharacterized protein: protein MPSDSLSAPVYVSTLVGDCIVVDRVHRSCVVVIGGLETRLDLLLLDMVDYDVILGMDWLSPYHAILDCHTKTVTLALPSLPCLECRGTPGHSTRSVISNVKDRRMVEKGCLAYLAFVHDSSAEVPSIDSAPIVRDFPEVFPSDLPGMPPDRDIDFYIYLAPGTQPISIPLYRMAPTELKELKEQL, encoded by the coding sequence atgcctagcgattctttgagtgctcctgtttatgtgtctacactagtGGGTGATTGTATTGTAGTAGATCGTGTTcatcgctcttgtgtagttgtgattgggggtcttgagacccgattAGACTTATTActgctggacatggttgattatgatgtcatattggggatggactggttatcaccttaccacgctatcttggattgtcacaccaagactgtgaccttagccttaccgagtCTACCTTGTCTTGAGTgtagagggactcctggtcattctacccgtagtgttatctcaaaTGTGAAGgatcggcgtatggtcgagaaggggtgtttggcctatttggcatttgttcatgattctagtgctgaggttccttcgaTTGATTCTGCGCCTATTGTTCGTGATTTTCCTGaagtatttccttcagacctaccgggtatgccacccgacagggatattgacttctacattTATTTGGCACCGGgcacccaacccatttctatcccactatatcgtatggctccgactgaattgaaagagttgaaggagcagttgtag